CTGGCTCATCGGGCTCACACTAACGCTCCTGGTTGTAGGTGTTACTTGCGTCCGACCCCGCATCGCGTCCCCGCTGGATGCCGCGTCGCAGGTTGCTCAACCTGCCACGGACGTCCTCGGGGGCACGGGAGACCTGGGGGCCGCCCTGCTGCGTCTGCTCCGCCGTCCCCTCGACCAGATTGGCCTTGGGTACGCGGCGGGGGAGACCGGACGGGGTGATCCCGCCCGCCTTCGGCTCGCGGAGCTTCTCCGCCCGCTCCCAGCGCTCGTCGTTCGTGGAGCGCCAGTCGTCGGGGCCGTCGCCGTTCGCCGGGGCGGACGGCGGCTGCTGCGTGTCCTGCTGCTGTGCCGGGGCCGACGCCTCGTTCCCGCGGCCGGTGGGCTGCCAGTGCTGCACACCACCGCGGCGCGGAAGACCGGCCTCGGTCATCTCGTGCGCGGCGTTCGGGACGGGGCCCGAACGGTCGAAGCCTACGCGCTCCTCGGTCGCTGCGGGAGCACTCGGTGCCGACTCCGCTTCAGCCTGCGGCGCGGACTCGTAGGCCCCCTGGTAGCCGCCCTGATTGGCCCAGTCGCCCTGGTGGGACTGGGCAGGAGCGGAGTCGAACTGTTCCGCGTACTGGCCCTGCTGGGCTTCCGGAGCGGCGTATGCCGCTTCCGGATAGCCGCCCTGCTGGGACTGCTGGGGGTAGCCGGCCTCGGTGCCGTACGGCTCGTAGGGAGCCTCGTACGGAGCCTGCTCGTACCCCTGCTGCGCGGGCTGCGGCTCCTGGGCGTACTGCTCCTGCCCGTACGGAGCCTGCTCGTACTGCTGCGCCTCGTCCCGGAACAGCGGACGCTCGCCGCCCGCCTGGGCCTCCAGCGCGGCCCGTCGCTCCTCACGCAGGAGGGAACGGCCGACCGGGTCCAGCTGCGGCGCGTCCGCGTCCGGTATGTCGTACCGCGAGTCGTCGAAGCCGAGCTCCGCCGCCGTACGCATCGTGGTCTGCTGCGGCATCGGGTCGAACGCCTGCTGCTGCTGCGGAATGATCGAGGAGACGGTGAAGTCGTCCTGCGCGGAGGACGCCTCGCCGCCGCCACCGTGGGTGATCGCGTCGGGGAGCATGACCAGCGAGGTGGTGCCGGCCTGCTCGCCCGAGGGGCGCAGCTGGACGCGGATGCCGTGCCGGTCGGCGAGACGGCCGACCACGAAGAGGCCCATGCGCTGCGACACCGCGGCGTCGACGGTCGGCGGGTTGGCCAGCTTGTGGTTGATGTCCGCGAAGTCCTCGGCGGTGAGGCCGATGCCCTTGTCGTGGATCTCGACCATCACGCGGCCGTCGGGCAGCCGGGTCGCGGTGACCCGGACCTTGGTCTGCGGGGAGGAGAACGTGGTGGCGTTCTCCAGCAGCTCGGCCAGCAGGTGGACGAGGTCGGTCACGGCCTGACCGTGGATCTCGCTCTCCGGCACGCCGGTGAGCTCGATGCGCTCGTACGACTCCACCTCGGAGGAGGCGGCGCGCAGGACGTCCACCAGCGGCACGGGCTGGTTCCAGCGGCGGCCGGGCTCCTCGCCCGCGAGGACGAGGAGGTTCTCGCCGTTGCGGCGCATACGGGTGGCCAGGTGGTCCAGGCGGAAGAGGCTCTCCAGCTGGTCCGGGTCGGCCTCGTTGTTCTCCAGGTCGGTGATGAGGGTCAGCTGACCCTCGATGAGCGACTGGTTGCGGCGCGACAGGTTGGTGAAGATCGCGTTGACGTTGCCCCGGAGCATGGCCTGCTCGGCGGCGAGCCGGACGGCCTCGCGGTGCACCTGGTCGAAGGCGCGGGCGACCTCGCCGATCTCGTCCTGGGTGTTGATCGGGATGGGCTGGACCCGGGTGTCGACCCGGCCCGGGTCGGTCCGCGACAGCTGGTCGACCAGCATCGGCAGCCGCTGCTCGGCGATGCCGAAGGCGGCGGTACGCAGCTGGCGCATCGAGCGGCTCATCTGGCGGGCCATGAGGCCGGCCAGGATGAAGGCCGCGAGCAGCGCGATGATCACGACGGCCGCGGTGACGATGGCATCGGTCTTGGCGTCGGACGAGATGGCCGCGGCCTCGGTCACGGCCTTGTCGACGAGTTCGTCCTCGACCGTGGTGTAGCCGTCGAACTTGGCGGTGGACGCCGCCATCCAGGTCTGGGGGGTGATCCCCTTCGCCTTCAGCTCGGCGGGCGAGTCGCCCTGGCCGATCTGCTGGGCCATGCCGTCGAAGACCGAACCCTTGATGCTCGGCGGAGCCACGAACGGCCTGCCCGCCGCCTGGGCCTGCTCAGCGGCTGCCTTGAGCTGCTGCGCACCCTCGGCGGCCTTGCCGGCCATGACTTCCTTGAGCCGGGCGGTGTCGGCTTCCGTACCCGCGGAGACGAACTCGCCGAGGGCGATCTGCTCCAGGTAGTTGTACGAGCCGAAGGCCTTGACCTGCGCCTCGAACTTGGCGCGCTCCTGGCTCGGGCGGACCAGCAGGTGCATACCGATCGAGCGCTGAAGCGATTCTGCAGCCTTGGCGAGCTCGATCGCGTAGACCGTGCGGCCGTAGGTGGTGATGTTGCCGGTGCCGAGGCCGAGCTCGTTGGAGAACTCCATCAGCGAGTGCTGGACCTTGGTGTAGCCCTCCTCGGTCTTCACCGGGTCCATCGCCTCGGCGTAGGCCGCCTTGCGCAGCTCGGGGAGGAGGGGCTCCTCACCCTTGAAGAGCTTGAGGCGGCGGTCGAGCCCGGGTTTGTCCGGCATGCTCTTCACGGCCTCGTCGAACTTCGTCGCGGCCTCGTCCGTGGTGGCCCGGGCCTGCTCGACGACGTCGGCGGTGCGCTTGTTCGACAGGAGCGGCTGAGCGGTGAGGTCGCGCTCGTTGAGCAGCGCCTGCCCGTACTCGGCGGCAGCGCGCACGACCAGCGCGGTCTTCTCGGCGTCCTGGGCCTCGTTCCAGGTGTCGATCGACCCCTTCACCTGGAAGCCGCCCATGATCAGGCCGACCAGCACAGGGATCAGGAGGATCGCGTTCAGCCGGGTGGGCACCCGCCAGTTGCGCGGGGACAGCCGGTTGGTGGAGCCACCGGCCGGTTCCGGCGCGGACATGTCCGCGGACGACGCCCCAGCGCGCGGCGGCGGGGTGAAGTTGCCCCGTTCCGGCTGCGCCGCGGAGCCCTCGTTGCTTCGCCTCACTCGACCAACAACCTCTCGGCGTCGGCACCAACGTTGTGCCGAAAGTATTCGTTCAGGGCCGTACTACTCGGTAGTTCGTCGAATTCCAGCACGGGTAGTGGTCGCGTTCCAAACAGTCGGAATGAGAGATTCCGAGTGGTCTACACCGCAGATAAAACGGGCATAAAGAGCGAGCCCCGCCAAAAGGCGGGGCTCAGGTGAGCAGAGTGGTACCGGTCGAACGCATCGGGTATCGACGCGGAGTCAATTCTCTGTCGAAACGTTATGAACACGGGGGCGGATCGTGTCAAAGGACACAGTCCGCCCCCGTGGGACTACAACAACTTCCGTATGCCAATACCGACTTGTGCCTACTTGAGCCGTGCCATCAAGGCGTGCTCCACCAGCGTGATCAGACCACTCTTGGCGTCCGCGCGGTGGCGGGCGTCCGTCGTGATGATCGGGGCGTCGGGGCCGATCTGGAGGGCCTCGCGCACTTCCTCGGGTGTGTAGGGCTGGTGTCCGTCGAAGCCGTTGAGGGCGATGACGAAGGGGAGGCCGCTGTTTTCGAAGTAGTCGACTGCGGGGAAGCAGTCGGCGAGGCGGCGGGTGTCGACGAGGACGACGGCGCCGATGGCGCCGCGTACGAGGTCGTCCCACATGAACCAGAAGCGGTCCTGTCCGGGGGTGCCGAAGAGGTACAGGATCAGGTCCTGGTCCAGGGTGATGCGGCCGAAGTCCATGGCCACCGTGGTGGTGGTCTTGTCCCCGGTGTGTGTGAGG
The Streptomyces sp. NBC_00234 DNA segment above includes these coding regions:
- a CDS encoding sensor histidine kinase — protein: MRRSNEGSAAQPERGNFTPPPRAGASSADMSAPEPAGGSTNRLSPRNWRVPTRLNAILLIPVLVGLIMGGFQVKGSIDTWNEAQDAEKTALVVRAAAEYGQALLNERDLTAQPLLSNKRTADVVEQARATTDEAATKFDEAVKSMPDKPGLDRRLKLFKGEEPLLPELRKAAYAEAMDPVKTEEGYTKVQHSLMEFSNELGLGTGNITTYGRTVYAIELAKAAESLQRSIGMHLLVRPSQERAKFEAQVKAFGSYNYLEQIALGEFVSAGTEADTARLKEVMAGKAAEGAQQLKAAAEQAQAAGRPFVAPPSIKGSVFDGMAQQIGQGDSPAELKAKGITPQTWMAASTAKFDGYTTVEDELVDKAVTEAAAISSDAKTDAIVTAAVVIIALLAAFILAGLMARQMSRSMRQLRTAAFGIAEQRLPMLVDQLSRTDPGRVDTRVQPIPINTQDEIGEVARAFDQVHREAVRLAAEQAMLRGNVNAIFTNLSRRNQSLIEGQLTLITDLENNEADPDQLESLFRLDHLATRMRRNGENLLVLAGEEPGRRWNQPVPLVDVLRAASSEVESYERIELTGVPESEIHGQAVTDLVHLLAELLENATTFSSPQTKVRVTATRLPDGRVMVEIHDKGIGLTAEDFADINHKLANPPTVDAAVSQRMGLFVVGRLADRHGIRVQLRPSGEQAGTTSLVMLPDAITHGGGGEASSAQDDFTVSSIIPQQQQAFDPMPQQTTMRTAAELGFDDSRYDIPDADAPQLDPVGRSLLREERRAALEAQAGGERPLFRDEAQQYEQAPYGQEQYAQEPQPAQQGYEQAPYEAPYEPYGTEAGYPQQSQQGGYPEAAYAAPEAQQGQYAEQFDSAPAQSHQGDWANQGGYQGAYESAPQAEAESAPSAPAATEERVGFDRSGPVPNAAHEMTEAGLPRRGGVQHWQPTGRGNEASAPAQQQDTQQPPSAPANGDGPDDWRSTNDERWERAEKLREPKAGGITPSGLPRRVPKANLVEGTAEQTQQGGPQVSRAPEDVRGRLSNLRRGIQRGRDAGSDASNTYNQER
- a CDS encoding GTP-binding protein; protein product: MDFASSNGGTGRATTSAKIVVAGGFGVGKTTFVGAVSEINPLRTEAVMTSASAGIDDLTHTGDKTTTTVAMDFGRITLDQDLILYLFGTPGQDRFWFMWDDLVRGAIGAVVLVDTRRLADCFPAVDYFENSGLPFVIALNGFDGHQPYTPEEVREALQIGPDAPIITTDARHRADAKSGLITLVEHALMARLK